From a region of the Candida albicans SC5314 chromosome 1, complete sequence genome:
- the RPC10 gene encoding DNA-directed RNA polymerase core subunit (Putative RNA polymerase subunit ABC10-alpha of RNA polymerase complexes I, II, and III; flucytosine induced; Spider biofilm induced), giving the protein MASPQREGFSIPSSISHAALGQVQSKSLGVKYNCAQCAASFSLSKSDTIRCKECGHRVIYKARTKRMVQFEAR; this is encoded by the coding sequence ATGGCATCTCCTCAAAGAGAAGGATTCAGCATCCCATCATCTATCTCACATGCTGCTTTAGGTCAAGTTCAAAGCAAGTCGCTTGGTGTTAAATACAACTGTGCACAGTGTGCTGCGTCGTTTTCGTTAAGTAAGAGTGATACCATCAGATGCAAAGAGTGTGGACACAGAGTTATATACAAAGCCAGAACAAAGAGAATGGTACAGTTTGAAGCTAGATAG
- a CDS encoding RNA-binding protein (Ortholog of S. cerevisisae/S. pombe Lsm5; Lsm (Like Sm) protein involved in mRNA decay; Predicted ORF from Assembly 19; removed from Assembly 20; restored based on comparative genome analysis; flucytosine induced), protein MSDETVPQTVLPLEVIDRSVGKRVRVLMTGDKEFNGKLIGFDDYVNMVLEDVTEVDGGAPIKKMLLNGGHIAMIVPE, encoded by the coding sequence ATGTCAGACGAAACAGTCCCACAAACGGTGTTGCCTTTGGAAGTAATAGATAGGTCAGTTGGTAAGAGGGTCCGGGTGTTGATGACTGGAGATAAAGAGTTTAATGGAAAGTTGATTGGTTTTGATGATTATGTGAATATGGTTTTAGAGGATGTCACTGAAGTCGATGGAGGTGCTCCAATTAAGAAGATGCTATTAAATGGTGGCCACATTGCCATGATCGTTCCTGAGTAA
- the DDI1 gene encoding Ddi1p (Putative DNA damage inducible v-SNARE binding protein; macrophage/pseudohyphal-repressed), with the protein MQLTISLDHSGDIISVDVPDSLCLEDFKAYLSAETGLEASVQVLKFNGRELVGNATLSELQIHDNDLLQLSKKQVADDTQISDRIEMIRNQVLADANAREQVRLTQPNLYDALNDPARFRGIMMEQVSQLSQSSNSQQAELLRLQQDPDNPANQKRILELIREEAIEENMNLAWEISPESFTSVNMLYIKVKINGVEQVALVDSGAAITTISEAIAEEVGLTRLIDRRFQPQAVGIGTQTVAGKIHSAPIEIGDSKIELPCSFHVVETSVGILFGLDMLRRHRCTIDLERDVLVIGKHIEAKFLSESEVPRKSLGGNIFQREN; encoded by the coding sequence atgCAACTTACCATTTCTTTAGACCACTCTGGTGATATTATATCTGTTGACGTACCTGACTCACTTTGCTTAGAAGATTTCAAAGCGTACTTGCTGGCAGAAACGGGGTTGGAGGCCAGTGTTCAAGTGTTGAAGTTTAATGGCAGGGAGTTAGTGGGCAACGCCACGTTGAGTGAATTACAAATCCACGACAATGATCTTTTACAGTTGTCCAAGAAACAGGTGGCTGATGACACCCAGATTAGCGACCGGATCGAGATGATTAGGAACCAGGTTTTGGCGGATGCCAACGCCAGAGAGCAAGTGAGATTGACACAGCCCAATTTATATGATGCGTTGAATGATCCTGCTAGGTTTAGGGGCATTATGATGGAACAGGTATCCCAGTTATCTCAATCCTCAAACTCCCAACAGGCTGAGTTGTTGCGTTTACAGCAAGACCCCGATAACCCAGCCAACCAAAAACGTATTTTAGAACTCATTAGAGAGGAAGCAATTGAGGAGAATATGAATTTGGCATGGGAGATTTCGCCCGAGAGTTTTACCAGTGTGAATATGCTATACATTAAGGTGAAAATTAATGGTGTTGAGCAGGTGGCTTTGGTGGATTCAGGGGCGGCAATTACCACTATTAGTGAAGCCATTGCTGAGGAGGTAGGGCTTACTCGGTTGATTGATAGACGGTTCCAGCCGCAGGCTGTTGGTATTGGGACGCAAACTGTTGCTGGTAAGATCCACAGTGCTCCCATTGAGATTGGCGATTCCAAAATCGAGTTGCCGTGTTCCTTCCATGTGGTGGAAACGAGTGTTGGGATCTTGTTTGGTTTAGATATGTTGAGAAGACACCGGTGTACGATTGATTTAGAGAGAGACGTGTTGGTTATTGGCAAGCACATTGAAGCCAAGTTTTTGAGTGAATCGGAAGTGCCAAGAAAGTCTTTGGGCGGGAATATATTTCAAAGAGAGAATTAG
- the MLH3 gene encoding mismatch repair protein (Ortholog(s) have role in meiotic mismatch repair, reciprocal meiotic recombination and MutLgamma complex, nucleus localization) has translation MIVDKKEKGFFLVSTKKKILFPLSTMILRLDESVITQIRSHTIFHSLDSVVRELLQNSLDAGANEITIKIDLSSLSVYIHDNGTGITPDDLEKVTLQHYTSKWHSHNYKGEALFALKVISNLTIISKAPDYTTPFKLNNSVAELYNEYSGGYFQIGDINPQGTVVIAANMFRNIPVRREQIRTTPHAKLVEAIKVAVLESLTPNARVNLKIFLVNHTTLQLDQIVAICGHSPLLFQLFGVKTKFEPVRAKFKNIKVVGVIGREPITAKHQYVFVNDRRVTLSLGESKRLNDLFSSSGFNDIDFRTKTTGKPFYKHPTFMFRVYPGKREVVQDSYTWNIVLRIIYKIIAKFLDRRQPPKPLLSTPPIHRTSDKYILTTKTKLGFLKENEIDGLVDNRPYHGKEAPLPRIPTIAHLPHQCTSTHTTPHLTSSQTNLAPEKFRVINQVDRKFILLAADDQLVVLDQHASDERIRVEQYLQEFVSQPNPGLRLHSPIAFGVHASELMLFDQYAANFNSFGICYTTDTAQVVITHLPLILLTKVEDDAEFLKDSLLQHCYDLHDHVKRISPNFDNWFETSYHLPRIITELINSKACRSAIMFGDILTKDEMQDLVNKLSRCKLPFQCAHGRPSIVPIANLM, from the coding sequence ATGATTGTtgacaaaaaagaaaaaggtttttttttggtttcaacaaaaaaaaaaattttatttccGCTCTCCACCATGATTCTACGGCTAGATGAGTCTGTTATCACCCAAATACGTTCACACACCATCTTCCACTCCTTGGACCTGGTTGTACGAGAACTTCTTCAAAACAGTCTAGATGCGGGAGCTAACGAAATAACTATCAAGATAGATCTCTCGTCGTTGAGTGTATACATCCACGACAATGGCACTGGAATCACCCCTGACGATTTGGAAAAGGTTACATTACAACACTATACCTCGAAATGGCACAGCCACAACTATAAAGGAGAGGCGCTCTTTGCGTTAAAAGTCATTTCAAACCTAACCATCATATCCAAAGCACCCGACTACACAACACCGTTCAAGCTAAACAACCTGGTGGCCGAGTTGTACAACGAGTATTCTGGCGGGTACTTCCAGATCGGCGATATCAACCCCCAAGGAACAGTCGTCATTGCAGCTAACATGTTTAGAAATATCCCTGTACGAAGAGAACAAATAAGGACTACACCACACGCCAAACTTGTTGAAGCAATTAAGGTGGCGGTTTTAGAATCACTAACCCCGAACGCTCGTGTTAACCTAAAAATCTTCCTTGTCAATCACACCACCCTCCAGCTTGATCAGATAGTTGCAATATGCGGACACTCGCCATTGTTGTTCCAGCTTTTTGGAGTAAAAACAAAGTTTGAACCTGTGCGTGCAAAATTTAAGAATATCAAAGTTGTGGGGGTTATTGGGAGGGAGCCAATCACCGCAAAACACCAGTACGTGTTTGTCAACGACAGGAGAGTCACACTTTCTTTGGGCGAATCAAAACGACTAAACGACTTGTTTTCCAGCTCTGGGTTTAATGATATCGATTTCAGGACAAAAACAACCGGTAAACCGTTCTACAAGCACCCGACATTTATGTTTAGAGTATACCCAGGCAAACGGGAGGTGGTTCAAGACTCATACACATGGAATATCGTACTACGCATCATCTACAAAATCATTGCCAAGTTCCTAGATAGGAGACAACCACCAAAGCCACTACTACTGACTCCCCCTATCCATCGCACATCCGACAAGTACATTCTAACCACCAAAACAAAGTTGGGGTTTCTAAAAGagaatgaaattgatgggCTAGTCGATAATCGGCCATACCACGGAAAGGAAGCACCCCTACCCAGAATACCAACAATCGCACACCTCCCACACCAATGTACATCCACCCACACCACCCCTCATCTAACCTCCTCGCAAACCAATTTGGCACCAGAAAAATTTAGAGTGATCAACCAGGTCGATCGCaagtttattttattgGCGGCTGACGATCAGCTAGTGGTGTTGGACCAGCACGCAAGCGACGAAAGAATCAGAGTCGAGCAGTATCTACAAGAATTTGTGCTGCAGCCCAACCCGGGATTGAGACTACACAGCCCGATTGCTTTCGGCGTGCATGCTTCAGAGCTTATGTTGTTTGATCAGTACGCTGCCAACTTTAATAGTTTTGGCATATGCTACACCACAGACACCGCTCAAGTGGTCATTACGCATTTGCCACTAATACTTCTTACAAAGGTAGAGGACGACGCAGAGTTTCTCAAGGATTCTTTGCTACAACACTGCTACGACTTGCACGACCACGTCAAGCGGATCAGCCCCAACTTTGACAACTGGTTCGAAACGTCGTACCACTTGCCCCGAATCATAACTGAGTTGATCAACTCCAAGGCCTGTCGATCGGCAATAATGTTCGGTGACATCTTGACTAAAGATGAAATGCAAGACCTAGTAAACAAACTCAGCCGGTGCAAGCTTCCGTTTCAGTGTGCCCACGGAAGGCCTTCTATAGTTCCAATAGCAAACCTTAtgtaa